The following is a genomic window from Chryseobacterium sp. StRB126.
CTTTAGAAAAAGTAATTGATTGCGGTTTTACAACTATTCTCACATCAGGCCAGAAGCCGAATGTATCAGAAGGAAAAGAAAACCTGAAAAAATTAGTAGCCCTTTCCAATGGAAGAATTGAAATTCTTGTAGGTGGAGGTCTTCGTTCCTCAAATATTGAAGATATCAGAGAAGCAACAAAAGCCGGTTACTTTCATTCTTCAGCGATTACAGATGGTGGTTCATTTGCAAACCCTGATGAGGTGGTAGCTTTGAAGAACAAATAATTATTATATACTTCATTTGTCATTCTGAATGAAGCCAGAGATTCCCCGTTCCTCGGAATGACAAAACTCCTATTAGCTTTTCAATGATATAGTGTAAATGATTTTCATTTATTGAGGATAAACTTTTACTCATTAATTTTTAATTTAAACGCAAAGTTTTATGTAATATACTTTTATATTTTAAGGAAGCAAAGTAAGGCGGCAAAGCCGCTGAATAAGCAGATGGATAACATTCGCTTCATCATAATCGATTGCAAATCGATTCTTTCTTAGCTCCCTTAAAATAATACGTACTGTAAATAAAAACTTTGCGTTTAAAAAAAATAAACATAGGCAAAATGACCAAAAAGCGATTTGCTTTACAGAATAATAGGTATATCTGTAGAAGTTTATTGTCTTTGAAAAAGTAAATAATTATTTAATTTAAACGCAAAGTTTTATATAATATGCTTTTATATTTTAAGGAAGCAAAGTAAGGCGGCAAAGCCGCTGAATAAGCAGATGGATAACATTCGCTTCATCATAATCGATTGCAAATCGATTCTTTCTTAGCCTCCTTAAAATAATACGTACTGTAAATAAAAACTTTGCGTTTAAAAAAATAAACATAGGCAAATGACCAAAAAGCGATTTGCTTTACAGAATAATAGGTATATCTGTAGAAGTTTATTGTCTTTGAAAAAGTAAATAATTATTAATTTAAACGCAAAGTTTTATATAATATGCTTTTATATTTTAAGGAAGTAAAGTAAGGCGGAAAAGCCACTGAATAAGCAGGTAGATAACGTCCGCTTCACCATAATCGATTGCAAATCGATTCTTTCTTAGTCTCCTTAAAATTAAAGCGTACTCAAAATAAAAACTTTGCGTTTAAAAAAATAAACACACACACAAATGACAGAAAATGAATTATCTTATAAAATAATAGGAGCGGCTATAGAAGTTCATAAAAACTTAGGCGTTGGATTATTAGAAAGTGCCTATGAAACAGCTTTAGCCTACGAATTAAGAACAATGAATCTTAATGTAAAACAACAAGTCGTTTTACCATTACAATACAAAGAGATTGCAATAGACAATGCATATAAAATTGATCTTATTGTAGAAGATAAAGTGATTATAGAAGTTAAATCTGTATTAGAATTACATTCTATTTTCCATGCTCAGGTATTGACTTATTTAAAGCAGACCAACATGAAGCTTGGGCTTCTTATTAATTTTAATAGTGAACTCATTAAATACGGAATTCACAGAATTGTAAACAAAATTATTGATGCATAAACCTTTACTTTTTGCCTTTCTTCTGATTCAGAATATTCTTTTCGCACAATATTCTGAGAGAAGTCTCTCTTCTGAAAACTGGAAATTCAAAAATTCAAAAGATAAAAACTGGCTTCCCGCAAAGATCCCGGGAACAGTTCATCTGGATCTTATGGCCAATAAAATTATTCCGGACCCTTTCAAGGATGAAAATGAGAAAAAAGTTCAATGGATAGAAAATGAAGATTGGGATTATCAGACTAACTTTGAGATTTCATTCAAGGAGTTTGATTATGATAATATTGATCTTGTTTTTAACGGACTGGATACATTTACAGAGATTTATCTTAACGGAAAACTCCTGAGAAAGACAGATAATATGTTCAGGAAGTGGGAAATTCCGGTGAAAGAATATTTGAAACAGGGGACAAACCTGCTACAGATCAAATTTAAATCTGCCGTTAATGAAGGAAAAGAACTGGCAAAAAAAGTCCCATTTACGATGCCTGAATCACCACGAAGTTTTGTGAGAAAAGCCCAATATCAGTTTGGCTGGGATTGGGGACCCAGATTGGTAACGGCTGGAATCTGGAAAGAGGTAAAGCTGGAGTTCTGGAGAAATGCAAAGATTAAAAATATTCAGGTTCAGCAAAAGTCTCTCTCCGATACGCAGGCTGAGGTGTCATTTAATATGCACATTTTTGCTGAAGAAGAAGGAGAATATTTTACCTGGTTCAACTTAAACAGAGGAATGCATAAATTCCATCTCAATAAAGGTTTAAATACCATTATTCTACCTTATAAAATTAAGGATCCGAAGAGATGGCAGCCTAACGGAAGAGGAAAACCGGATGTATATACAACAAAGATTGCCCTGTATAAAAAAGGGGGAAGAATTATTCGTGATCTCAACGTGACTTATGGACTGAGAGATATTGAACTTATTCAGGAGAAAGATGAAAAAGGGAAATCTTTTTATTTTAAAGTTAATGGAAATCCTTTGTACATTAAAGGAACAAATTGGATACCTGCAGACAGCTTCTCTCCAAGAATCACAAAAGAAAAATATCAGAAACTGATTAAAGCTGCCAAGGAAGCTAATATGAACATGATCAGGATTTGGGGGGGAGGAATCTATGAAGATGAAGAATTCTATAGAGCCTGTGATGAAAACGGAATCCTGGTTTGGCAGGATTTTATGTTCGCTGGAAGTTTTTATCCTGCAGATAATGATTTTCTGGATAATGTGAAAGAAGAAGTAAAAGATCAGGTCAACAGGCTTCAGAATCATCCATCCATTGCATTATGGTGCGGGAATAATGAAATTGATGAAGCCATTGTCAATTGGGGATATCAGAAGCAATTTAAATATTCAAAAGCAGATTCATTGCAGGTTTGGAAAGATTATAGAAAGCTGTTTCATGAAGTTATTCCTAATACATTGAAACAAAACCTTACACCGGATAAAAATCTGTACTGGCCAAGTTCTCCGTCAATAGGATGGGGACATAAAGAAAGCTTAACAGAAGGAGACTCTCACTATTGGGGAGTTTGGTGGGGAGAACAACCTTTTGAAATTTATAATGAAAAAACAGGCCGGTTTATGTCTGAATATGGATTTCAGGGAATGCCAACTTTAGCGGCAACAAAATCAATGTTCTCAGGAGTTTCTGATCTGGATTTACAAAATCCAACCATTAAAGCTCATGAAAAACATGCCAGAGGCTGGGAAATCATCAATAAATATATGGAACGGGACTATAAAATCCCGACAGGTTTTGTGAAATATAATTATGTTTCACAATTGTTACAAGCTAGAGGGATGCAGATTGCAATAGAAGCCCATCGCCGTGCAAAACCTTATAATATGGGAACATTGTATTGGCAGCTTAATGATTGCTGGCCGGTGGTTTCATGGTCGTCAATTGATTATTTAGGAAACTGGAAGGCATTTCATTATCAGGCAAAAAGAAGTTTTGAGCCGATGTTAATTTCAGTTGCAGAAACCAATAAAACTTATGAGATCTATCTGATTAGCGATTTGTTGAAAGAAATAAAAGCTGATGTGAAATTTGAACTCATAGATTTTGAAGGAAAGCAGCTATGGAAATCCAATGCCATCAAAGAGCTAAAGGCTGATGTGAGTGAGAAAATTTTTACCATCAACAAAACCGATTGGGCAAAATTTGATTTTTCTAAAGCGGTTTTAAAAATAAGCTCAGACACTGAAGAAGAGAAAGTTGAGAAGCATTTCTTTCTGGCAAAACCTAAGGATTTAAAACTTTCAAGACCCAATATTACCATTAAAAAAATATCACCAACAGAAATTGAAGTCTCAACAGATGTTTTGGCAAAAGACGTATATCTTATCGGAGATGCCCATTTCAGTGATAATTTCTTTGATCTTTTACCGGGAACTTCAAAAAGAATTACACTTTCCAGATCTTTGGATAAAGTGGAAATGATAAGTTTGTTTGATACTTTAATCAATTAAAAATAATGCTTGATATTTTGCCAATGCTGAATTTTATAGATCTGCTTAATCCCCAATAATCTGCGAGAGAAAATCATCATGTCTTATAGGTTTGTACAACAGATAAATCCTAAGTAAGACCTAAAAAATGATTATTTTTCCATTCCCAACTCAAAAATCAGCCGTAAATTTGCATTATATTTCTTTATAGTTATGGTAAATTTTGTTCTGATTGCAGTATGTATTATTGCAGGAATGGTATTCAAAGCAACAAAATCTATCCACCCGGATGCCCACAAGGGGATCAATACCTGGATTCTTTATCTTGCTCTACCGGCAGTTTCATTTAAATATCTGCCTAAAGTACAATGGACAACGGAAATGCTTTTTCCGATTGCAGCCACTTTTTTAATCTCTGTATTCTGCTTCTTTTATGTAATGTTTTACAGTAGAAGTCGGGGTTATTCAAGGCGTTCAAGAAGTACTCTTGAATTGGCAAGCGGTTACAGTAATACCTCTTTCATCGGATTTCCTTTGATTAGTGCTTTCTATGGTGAAGGTCTTCTGAGTATTGCGATTATATGTGACCAAACCATGTTTTTTGCTCTTTCAACATTAGGAATTATTGCAGCAGTGAAAGGAGGAAGCAAATCTGGAAAAGCGAGTGCAGCATTTATTTTTAAGAGATTAATTACATTTCCCCCATTAATTGGTTGTATTTCTGCCCTGGTGCTGTCTCAATTCATAGATTTAACTTTTGCAGAACCTCTTTTTGATAAATTAGCCGCTACGGTAAGCCCATTAGCTTTATTTTCGGTAGGTTTACAATTGAAGTTCAACGGTTGGAAAAAACTGATTCCTCAAATGTCAGCTTCTATGTTGTATAAACTGATTCTGGCTCCGGCTATCGTTTTGGGAATGGCTCTATTGTTGGGAATAAAAGGAGATGTTGCAAAAATTACCGTTTTTGAAGCAGCAATGCCTACCTTGGTAACATCCAGTATTATTGCTGAGCAGTTCAGGCTGAATACAAAACTCACCAACCTGATTATAGGAGTCAGTATTATTGTAGGATTTTTCACCTCTGCTTTTTGGTATGAAATAACCCAGCTTCTTTTTTGATAAATAAAGGTGAACAAAAATGTTCACCTCTGTATGTTTATTTTATTTAGGGTCGTCAGGATTCCAACCTCCACCTACACATGAGACTTTATGAGCAAAATCATAAGTATTCACTCCATTGTTGAATTCGTAATTAAATGTTTCTCCCGAGGCTAAGAAATATGTTGCACTGGTAATCGTTAGTCTAAAATTTCCTGTTTTTATCTCAGTAAATTTTCCGCAAGGAACAAAACTTTCCAGCTGGCAAGCAGTATCTAATGTAGCCCATGTTTCTCCTTTAGGAATGATAACAATTGCCCAGGGATTAGGTACGGATAAATAATTGCCATTTTGGTTTTTCTGTTGCAAAGTCAACTTAAATTGAATATCATATGGAGCAGGCTGAGAAATGTGTAATTGGACATTCCTGTTATCCAGTAAAGAATTATAACAAACAGGAGTTATAGGATCCATATTTAAAGTTATGATTGTATTATTTGAAGTTGCTTTTTTTGCAATTTTTGATAATGTTATATTGGAATGATTTTCTAAAGAAACATCTTCTGGTCCTTCATTATGACATGATGTAATCATAAATAAAAAGGATGATAGTAATATTAGTTTTTTCATGAAATTATTTTTTTCACTAATTAAAGAAAAAATATAAAACAATCCAAGGTTGAGTAAGAATAAGAATGAAATGAGATATTATTTTGCAGTTCTCTCAAGAAACATTTAATTTTACACCTTAAATATTTCCCTTGCAGTACGCTCAAATTGTTTTACCACTAAATTTAAAAGGATCCTTTACCTATAAGGTTCCGGAAGAACTGATGCCTCAAATTCAATTGGGAATGCGGGTTCTGGTACCATTTGGCGGGAAAAAGATCTATACAGGAATCATTTTTGAACTTCATGATAATGCTCCGGATAACTTTGTGGCGAAGGATATTATCAGTATTTTGGATGAAAAGCCAATACTTCCTGAAGAACAGATCCGTTTCTGGAACTGGCTTTCCGATTATTATCTGTGTAATCTCGGAGAAATCTACAGACTGGCTTTTCCATCTTCCTTAAAACTGGAGAGTGAAACGTATTTAAAATTAAAACCTGGTGTAGTTGTTGACTTTGAAAATCTGGATGTCAACGAAATGTATCTTATTCAGGCATTGGAAGTGAGGCAACTTGTTAATTTAACAGACATTGAAGCCTTTATTCCAAAGAAGGAAATTATCAAAACCATCAATTCGCTGATTGATCTTCAGTATATTGAGATTGATGAGAAAATTGCAGAGAAATATAAGGCTAAAGAAGTGGCCTATGTAAGAATTAATGGTGATGTTTTAAACAATCAGAACCTTACAGAAATTCTTTTAAAATTAAATAAAGCCCCTAAGCAAAAAGATCTGTTTCTTCTTATTCTGGAGAAGCAGACTGAAAAACCTGATCTTAATATAAAAAAAGCAGAGCTGTTTGAAGACGGTTATTTTGGAAGTTCTCATTTCAAAGCACTGGCAGACAAAGGCCTTGTTGAGGAATATTATATGCAGAAAGACAGGATTGAAAGTTATGAAGGAGAAATTGAAGAGGTCGAAGAACTTTCTGAAGAACAAAAAACTGCAAAATCTGAGATAGATGAAGCCTTTGAAGAAGGAAAAAATGTTCTGCTTCACGGAGTAACATCGTCTGGGAAAACCCATATCTATTTAGAAAAGATCGAAGAATGCATTAGAGAAGGGAAGAATGTTCTGTTTTTGCTTCCTGAAATTTCACTGACGAAGCAGATTACCCAAAGACTGGAAAAGAAATATGGCAGACAATTAGGGTTTTATCATCAGAAACTGACTGATTTTGAACGGGTAGAAGTATGGAGGAGAATTAAACAAAATGATATCCGTATCCTTGTAGGCACGAGAAACGCCTTATTTCTGCCGTATCAGAATCTGGGATTGCTTGTTGTAGATGAAGAGCACGATTCTGCCTATAAACCAAGAGAAGTTTCACCTTATTTTAATGCTAAAGATGCAGCTCTCATTTTGGGCGGGTTATATAGTGCAGGAGTCATACTAGGCTCTGCAACCCCTTCTGTTGAAAGTTATTACAGAGCCAGAAAAGATAAAATGAAATACATTTTCCTAAATGAAAGATTTGGAAATGTAAATCTTCCTGAATATGAGCTCATTAATTTCAAAGAAGCTCAGGAATCTAAAAATGTATCCGGAAATTTTTCCTCAAGACTTATTGATGCGATCAAGCATACCATTGATGAAAAGAATCAGGCTATCGTTCTTCATAACAGACGTGGTTATGCCAATGTTATAGAGTGTGAAACCTGTGGTTATGTAAATTACTGTTCCAATTGTGATGTGGTAATGACGTATCACAAAGCTGCTAATGAAATGAAATGCCACTACTGTGGACAAAGAGCTTCAAAACCGAGAACCTGCCCGAAATGTAATTCAGAAAACCTGAATGAAAGAGGAGTAGGAGTAGAGCAGATTCATGAGGAAGTTTCTAAGCTGTTTCCGGAAAATGAGGTGGACAGAATGGATGTAGATTCTATGCGCAAGAAATTCGCCTACGAAAAGCTGTATGAAAAGATTGAAGATGGGGAAACCGATATTGTGGTTGGAACTCAGATGATTTCCAAAGGGCTTGATTTTGACCATATAGAATTGGTAGCCATTCCCAAAGCTGATTCCTTATTATATGTGCAGGATTTTAGAGCCGAAGAACGAGCCTATCAGTTGATTACACAGGTTGCCGGAAGAGCGGGAAGAGTTTCTGGAAAGGGTAAAATCCTGATCCAGACCTATAATCCTGATCATTCTGTTTTCCAGTTGATTAAAATGAACAATCCTGCGAAGATCTATAAATATATCCTTACTGAACGGCAGAAATTCCACTATCCGCCATTTACCAAGCTGATTATGATTGAACTGAAACACAGAAGAGATGATAAGGTAGACCGGGCCTCTCAGTTTTTAGGTTCAATCCTGAGAAAATATCTTCCTGAAGAATGTATTTTAGGTCCGGAAAGAGCTCAGATTGCCAGGTTGAATAACTTATATCAGTTTCAGATTTTACTGAAATTACCACGTGGGAAAAACTATGAGAAGTTTAAAAGCATGGTATTGATAAGTTTGAAAGAATTTGATGAAATTACTGCTTATCAAAGCATTAAAAAGGATGTTATTGTTGATTTTTAACAATTTTTAACAAACTTTACAGTCTTTTATAAGACGTCTGTGGTCCGTTATATAACAATAATTTCTACTTTTGATCGTTGATTAAGTGTTTGGCTTTTTTATTGAATGATTTAACTTATCATTTTCTACAGGCTCAAACTATAGAACAAAAAAAGGATAGATGGTAAAATTCAGAAAATATATTTCAAGTGCAGCGGTGTTGGCTTCCGGTCTTTTCCTGGCTCAATCTACCGTTTCTACTGTTCTTTACTCTCAGAATTACGACAATCAGAAAAACAGCTTAAACCTTCCGTCGCCCGTAAGTTCGATGGTAGAGAGAAGCGTATTGTCGGCTAAAGAACTTGTAGACATTAATGTAAATACAATGATGGCGGATCCTGTGCTGAAAAATGCAAACTGGGGATTCGTGGTGTATGATCCGAAAACAAAGAAGGTGATCTCTTCTTATAATGAGAGCTCTCCGCTGGTTCCGGCTTCTACTACAAAATTGCTGACTACAGAAACAGCATTAAATCTGCTAGGGGAGAACTACCGTTGGCTTACTCAGTTAGAGTATGCAGGAACAATAGATGAAAACGGAACATTAAACGGAAACCTTTATGTAGTAGGAAGTGGAGATCCATCCCTGGGAACAAATAAAGCAGGAGCAGGATCTTACAGAGACATTATTTCAGATTTCATAGGTGGACTTTCACGTGAGGGAATCAGAAAGGTAAATGGTGATATTATCATTCAGACAGCGCTTTTCAAAGGCAATATTGCAATGCTTCCGGAAAATGTTGTATGGTTGGAAAACAATAATTACTATCTGCCTGCAGGAACTACACGCGCAATTAATCCGGCTAATGAAAAACTGATCGTAAAGAAATCCGGTTTCTCTACAGAAAAGAAATTTTTCTACGTTTCACCCTATGCTCATCAGATGGTATATGCTGAAAAGTATGACGGTGATGGGGTCTTAACAACAAAACTTCCGGATGCACCCGCTTACCTGGCAAATTCTTTCAGAACTACCCTGGTAAAAAGCGGAATTCCTGTTACCGGAAAAGTATTCGCAAAAATGACGGATCCAGCTCCGGAGAACAGAAAAACGATCTCTGCTTACAAATCTCCAACATTGGGTGATATTGTGTATTATACCAATCAGCATAGTGATAATTCTTTAGCAGAAGCTTTATTAAGAACAGTTGGATTCCAGAAACTGGGAGATCAGACTTCAGAATCTGGAAGAGTAGTAGTAACAGATCACTTAAAGGATGCCGGTTTTGATATGTTGGGTCTTACTTATATGGATGGAAGCGGACTTTCAAGAAGCAATAATGTGACTCCAATTTCTCAGGTGAAGTTTTTAACTTCTTTAATGGATGAAAAATATTACAGATCTTATTTAACATCTTTACCCATTGGCGGGCAGTCCGGAACATTGAAAAGAAT
Proteins encoded in this region:
- a CDS encoding AEC family transporter — its product is MVNFVLIAVCIIAGMVFKATKSIHPDAHKGINTWILYLALPAVSFKYLPKVQWTTEMLFPIAATFLISVFCFFYVMFYSRSRGYSRRSRSTLELASGYSNTSFIGFPLISAFYGEGLLSIAIICDQTMFFALSTLGIIAAVKGGSKSGKASAAFIFKRLITFPPLIGCISALVLSQFIDLTFAEPLFDKLAATVSPLALFSVGLQLKFNGWKKLIPQMSASMLYKLILAPAIVLGMALLLGIKGDVAKITVFEAAMPTLVTSSIIAEQFRLNTKLTNLIIGVSIIVGFFTSAFWYEITQLLF
- the dacB gene encoding D-alanyl-D-alanine carboxypeptidase/D-alanyl-D-alanine-endopeptidase, which codes for MVKFRKYISSAAVLASGLFLAQSTVSTVLYSQNYDNQKNSLNLPSPVSSMVERSVLSAKELVDINVNTMMADPVLKNANWGFVVYDPKTKKVISSYNESSPLVPASTTKLLTTETALNLLGENYRWLTQLEYAGTIDENGTLNGNLYVVGSGDPSLGTNKAGAGSYRDIISDFIGGLSREGIRKVNGDIIIQTALFKGNIAMLPENVVWLENNNYYLPAGTTRAINPANEKLIVKKSGFSTEKKFFYVSPYAHQMVYAEKYDGDGVLTTKLPDAPAYLANSFRTTLVKSGIPVTGKVFAKMTDPAPENRKTISAYKSPTLGDIVYYTNQHSDNSLAEALLRTVGFQKLGDQTSESGRVVVTDHLKDAGFDMLGLTYMDGSGLSRSNNVTPISQVKFLTSLMDEKYYRSYLTSLPIGGQSGTLKRMFLGTGNGQVFAKTGTLNKVKTLAGYLKTNSGKTLVFSLMVNNYSGSVDMVKKRMEKILEPALDL
- a CDS encoding beta-mannosidase; the protein is MHKPLLFAFLLIQNILFAQYSERSLSSENWKFKNSKDKNWLPAKIPGTVHLDLMANKIIPDPFKDENEKKVQWIENEDWDYQTNFEISFKEFDYDNIDLVFNGLDTFTEIYLNGKLLRKTDNMFRKWEIPVKEYLKQGTNLLQIKFKSAVNEGKELAKKVPFTMPESPRSFVRKAQYQFGWDWGPRLVTAGIWKEVKLEFWRNAKIKNIQVQQKSLSDTQAEVSFNMHIFAEEEGEYFTWFNLNRGMHKFHLNKGLNTIILPYKIKDPKRWQPNGRGKPDVYTTKIALYKKGGRIIRDLNVTYGLRDIELIQEKDEKGKSFYFKVNGNPLYIKGTNWIPADSFSPRITKEKYQKLIKAAKEANMNMIRIWGGGIYEDEEFYRACDENGILVWQDFMFAGSFYPADNDFLDNVKEEVKDQVNRLQNHPSIALWCGNNEIDEAIVNWGYQKQFKYSKADSLQVWKDYRKLFHEVIPNTLKQNLTPDKNLYWPSSPSIGWGHKESLTEGDSHYWGVWWGEQPFEIYNEKTGRFMSEYGFQGMPTLAATKSMFSGVSDLDLQNPTIKAHEKHARGWEIINKYMERDYKIPTGFVKYNYVSQLLQARGMQIAIEAHRRAKPYNMGTLYWQLNDCWPVVSWSSIDYLGNWKAFHYQAKRSFEPMLISVAETNKTYEIYLISDLLKEIKADVKFELIDFEGKQLWKSNAIKELKADVSEKIFTINKTDWAKFDFSKAVLKISSDTEEEKVEKHFFLAKPKDLKLSRPNITIKKISPTEIEVSTDVLAKDVYLIGDAHFSDNFFDLLPGTSKRITLSRSLDKVEMISLFDTLIN
- the priA gene encoding primosomal protein N' is translated as MQYAQIVLPLNLKGSFTYKVPEELMPQIQLGMRVLVPFGGKKIYTGIIFELHDNAPDNFVAKDIISILDEKPILPEEQIRFWNWLSDYYLCNLGEIYRLAFPSSLKLESETYLKLKPGVVVDFENLDVNEMYLIQALEVRQLVNLTDIEAFIPKKEIIKTINSLIDLQYIEIDEKIAEKYKAKEVAYVRINGDVLNNQNLTEILLKLNKAPKQKDLFLLILEKQTEKPDLNIKKAELFEDGYFGSSHFKALADKGLVEEYYMQKDRIESYEGEIEEVEELSEEQKTAKSEIDEAFEEGKNVLLHGVTSSGKTHIYLEKIEECIREGKNVLFLLPEISLTKQITQRLEKKYGRQLGFYHQKLTDFERVEVWRRIKQNDIRILVGTRNALFLPYQNLGLLVVDEEHDSAYKPREVSPYFNAKDAALILGGLYSAGVILGSATPSVESYYRARKDKMKYIFLNERFGNVNLPEYELINFKEAQESKNVSGNFSSRLIDAIKHTIDEKNQAIVLHNRRGYANVIECETCGYVNYCSNCDVVMTYHKAANEMKCHYCGQRASKPRTCPKCNSENLNERGVGVEQIHEEVSKLFPENEVDRMDVDSMRKKFAYEKLYEKIEDGETDIVVGTQMISKGLDFDHIELVAIPKADSLLYVQDFRAEERAYQLITQVAGRAGRVSGKGKILIQTYNPDHSVFQLIKMNNPAKIYKYILTERQKFHYPPFTKLIMIELKHRRDDKVDRASQFLGSILRKYLPEECILGPERAQIARLNNLYQFQILLKLPRGKNYEKFKSMVLISLKEFDEITAYQSIKKDVIVDF
- a CDS encoding GxxExxY protein, coding for MTENELSYKIIGAAIEVHKNLGVGLLESAYETALAYELRTMNLNVKQQVVLPLQYKEIAIDNAYKIDLIVEDKVIIEVKSVLELHSIFHAQVLTYLKQTNMKLGLLINFNSELIKYGIHRIVNKIIDA